The DNA window CGCAACGCCCTTGACCGCACTGGGCAGATGCCATTCGTCAGATCCCATGCTACAATCAATGGCCTGCATGGCTTCCTCCAGACACTTGTCAGCTTCATGCTCAAGGTTGGCAGGAAGGGCGTCTTTGCTGTCTCCACGCTCCCGGTCACCTTCTGAGAAGATGTAGGCGCGGCACGCTGTTGCATACAGAATCTGCGCCATGAGTAGCTCGGGCCTTTTGGGAAATAGCCGCAGGTCTGGATAGGTAGTAGCTGGTTTTTCAACCTCAGTCCTCAGTAAATCAGACAGCTCGAGGGCGGTCAGCTCAGGGGGTAACATCTCGGACGGCTGCCATGGGTCTTTTTGTAGACCCTCTATGATATTCGGCAAGGCCCTCACGGGCTCTTCAAATTTTCCATGGTTTGTCAACATCGCCAAGCGAGTCAAGGCCGTGGTCAGCATGATCGGACTCTGAGGCTCAAAGTTTCTCCTGAGCACCTCTTCCGATTCTTGCATCAGCTCAATCGCCTCGGATAGATTACCCGACGATAGGAGAGCCATGGCAAGATTCAACCGCAGGTGATGCAACAAGGGGTCTCTCTGGTCCACTagcttcttcattctcttaAGCACATGCTTTTTTATCTCTATCGCCTTTACCGCATTACCTTCGGAGAGCAGCTGATCAGACTCCATTGCCGAGAGCTTGAGGGTCTCGatgccatcctcgccatgCCTAATGGTAGCAATCCTCTTCGCAAGCTTCAAAAACTCTGCAGCCTCTCTGAAGTGCCCAGAGTAAGCCAGCATTTCAGACAACTCTGCCGCGAGAATTCGGGTCATGTCATGTTCGGCAAGTCTGCTTCGTGACAGCAAATCAACAAGCTCTCGGTCCTGGCCGATGTATTTATCACCATACTGCACTCCAAATGCGTCATTGCGCGCAATGGTATAATATACTCTCGTCATGATCGTATCGCGATGATGCGGGCCGCGGCTTTTGTCGTCCTCAATATCTCTGATCACACCACCGAGAAGCCTTAGTTGGTGGATTGGCATCCTCATTTCGCCATAGAGAGTAGATAGCGCCCACTTGAGCTGCAAGACCGCTTCGTGGGTATTTCCAAGAGCCTCTTCCATCCTCTCAACCTCCCTCTCTCGAGCCTCCTTCATGCCCATCCACAACTGATCTGGATCGGAGCGAAAATGAGTGGCGTGGTAGAATGGTAAATACGTCCCGTTGTCGTAGAGATCGCGAATGATAAAGTTGCGCTGCCTCGTGGGTGCCTGGCAAGCATCTATGCATTCACGCATTTGTGTATCCTGGATAGAATCCTCTCCCCAAGCAAGCACTCCGGGAGATAAGCTTTTGGCTTCCTCCAAGAGGGAGTTTGCTCGTTGGTCATCTTTTTCGCAACCCAATCCAATCTTCTTGCAAAAGGCAATCTCGACGGCAAGTCGAGCTCTCTGTTCGGCATCCAAGGCATCATTGTATTCCTTGATTAGCTTATTGCAAATATGCTCTCGCACACGGTAGTCCGTCATACAGAGACCCGGTAGCGATTTCCAGACCTAGGTACCGCATACATCATCAGCGCCGGATACATGACATGGGTACGCCTAGCTTGTAAGGCGGCCCGTCCTCCAGAACATACCTGAAAGCTTTCTGGTGCAGGAAATGATGGTTTTGGACTATGCTCTTGAGATGGTTCGCTGTTTGCCGGGGTGGAAAGGTTCGCGTCTCCAAGATTAGCACTACCAAGGTCAGTATTCACCTATTGAAAGTCCTTGAAGAGGGATAATCTCACCCTGCCTCGCGCAGTATTCCTGCTACAATCGCGAAGTTAGTCCCAGCTGACGAGCCAAATGATCGCTCGGCAGGCTTGTATGAGAGAGATGTGGCGAATAGCCGATGCAACACCGTTTTGAACCCGGACTCGTCTATCTTGTCCATCTTGTCCACAAGCTCCAAGGCACGCGCTCGCATCATGTTCTGCGATGCATCCTTTACGTTGTATTCGGCAAAGAAGTTCAAGACCGGGTCTGGAGGTACAGGAGAGGGGGAGTCTGTCATGTCGCGATAGCGCCGGCTCAAGATGCTAGATAGACGAGAGAGTAGGGAGCCATTGCGTGCTGGTATTTGCGATCCCATCTCCTGTATCTGGTCCCTGAAAACCACCCACAAGCATAGCAGCCCATACGAGTAGAGGTCCATTAGCTTGGCCTGCTCAAGTGTGTAACGACCTGACCTGTCGTATTCTGGTGCGACCCAGGGCTCAGTCCCCCCCAAGTCGAAAAGGCTTGCCCGATGCAAGCGCggaaaagccaaagtctGCCAGCTTCACGACGGGTCCTGCAAACACCAGCACGTTTTCCGGTTTGATGTCGCCGTGGATGATATCTTTGAAGCCATTCGTTAGATTCGTCAAGCCACTGGATGGAGGTGATGGAAAGGgttggaagaaaaagatgacaaCTACCGTTGCTGTGGACGACTGCGAGCGCTGACGCGAGGTCCTCACATATaccaacaccagcagcgAGACTCAGTTCTTTGCCCTCGCCAGCCGTCATGAACTTGCGCAGGTCCTCATGTGAGGCCTTCTCAAAGATCATCATCGGCCAGACTTGCAGAGTGCTGCCGAAGATCCACCCCTTCTTCCTGCGAAGTTCCCAGCTGACGGCGAGCAACTGCACAATATTGGGG is part of the Trichoderma atroviride chromosome 1, complete sequence genome and encodes:
- a CDS encoding uncharacterized protein (EggNog:ENOG41), with product MDLYSYGLLCLWVVFRDQIQEMGSQIPARNGSLLSRLSSILSRRYRDMTDSPSPVPPDPVLNFFAEYNVKDASQNMMRARALELVDKMDKIDESGFKTVLHRLFATSLSYKPAERSFGSSAGTNFAIVAGILREAGANLGDANLSTPANSEPSQEHSPKPSFPAPESFQVWKSLPGLCMTDYRVREHICNKLIKEYNDALDAEQRARLAVEIAFCKKIGLGCEKDDQRANSLLEEAKSLSPGVLAWGEDSIQDTQMRECIDACQAPTRQRNFIIRDLYDNGTYLPFYHATHFRSDPDQLWMGMKEAREREVERMEEALGNTHEAVLQLKWALSTLYGEMRMPIHQLRLLGGVIRDIEDDKSRGPHHRDTIMTRVYYTIARNDAFGVQYGDKYIGQDRELVDLLSRSRLAEHDMTRILAAELSEMLAYSGHFREAAEFLKLAKRIATIRHGEDGIETLKLSAMESDQLLSEGNAVKAIEIKKHVLKRMKKLVDQRDPLLHHLRLNLAMALLSSGNLSEAIELMQESEEVLRRNFEPQSPIMLTTALTRLAMLTNHGKFEEPVRALPNIIEGLQKDPWQPSEMLPPELTALELSDLLRTEVEKPATTYPDLRLFPKRPELLMAQILYATACRAYIFSEGDRERGDSKDALPANLEHEADKCLEEAMQAIDCSMGSDEWHLPSAVKGVAGSALRLAMDREMTPLVELIASMGARNERNGLHYDKATAIARRTGLWKTTALLEEHRDLCARKPADTWDPPLFQSQRDLAAWLTGQWKGSYLYESIGSRRDPKGLRILNLQAMDPAEAAAAADGDGDGDDMTDGRSVKVEGTAADDQGAWVLRGIADVSGNVVLRHFLSEGSFEQGWEYHGVVNLERDTVGGFWGSGNMSRQLSNGTFFYFKD